A single Rhopalosiphum padi isolate XX-2018 chromosome 4, ASM2088224v1, whole genome shotgun sequence DNA region contains:
- the LOC132929278 gene encoding peroxidase-like isoform X2 yields MLSINKPTILIFLIVLLKIHAENYVNLIKNVVIDETFYDTCASSVTCDNTSKYRSIDGSCNNLEHPLWGAALTPYVRLGPAYYDDGNYSIRLQHKDGKELPGVRQLQLALFFPRTPESDTPDQRNYHVNQVGQYVTHDITLMSPNFTVSPADCCTVQDQDNIPFVCQAVIKIDEQDPSYSKINKTCLPFRRAMTAAFDFNCPITPQIPVSQQTAFVDASHLYGPTAAKAASLRSNELGKLKTEMIDGQEFGVQVSRNGSTFCTGRSNVTYCFDRGDPRNNQHFGLILYEETFLRFHNIIADLLHEVNPDWTDEILYQEARRIVIALEEIIVYRDYLQILLGKKYCESTGLFLSKDKKTVYDPSIMPQIAVEFTAGCFRVPHNVIPSIYYFLDENNNVSEQFKLNEYMSIPDPLISKSKLEELLRGMSYQPGRCPLASYNLLITSRMFHDWISIIADQDLGSIDIQRGRDVGVFPYIVARQICGFPNISSFDDLVGVLNSADIKLLVDNYDSVEDIDLIVGALLEPLVDGGMVGETVRCILADGFYRIRYGDRFFCDVQDQPGSFSTEQFDVLWSLDLTKLFCATTNINELPSDIFMPNGLSEMYNCKSLNLDFGAWKVNKTC; encoded by the exons ATGCTATCCATAAATAAaccaactattttaatatttttgattgtattattaaaaattcat gctGAAAATtacgtaaatttaattaaaaacgtgGTAATAGACGAAACGTTTTATGATACCTGCGCATCTTCGGTTACTTGCGATAATACTTCTAAATATAGATCTATTGATGGTTCGTGCAATAACTTAGAACACCCATTATGGGGTGCAGCTCTTACCCCCTATGTTAGACTGGGTCCTGCTTATTACGATGATG GTAACTATTCTATTCGATTACAACATAAGGATGGCAAGGAACTGCCCGGAGTTCGTCAATTGCAGTTGGCGTTGTTTTTTCCAAGAACACCTGAATCTGATACTCCAGACCAAAGAAATTATCATGTTAATCAAGTCGGCCAGTACGTTACACATGACATTACTTTAATGTCACCCAATTTTACtg TTAGCCCTGCGGATTGTTGTACAGTTCAGGATCAGGACAATATTCCGTTCGTTTGCCAAGCAGTAATTAAAATTGACGAACAAGACCCGTCgtattctaaaatcaataagACATGTCTTCCATTTAGACGAGCAATGACGGCCGCTTTTGATTTCAACTGTCCAATAACTCCTCAAATACCT gtaaGCCAACAAACCGCGTTCGTAGACGCATCTCATTTGTACGGTCCGACCGCAGCCAAAGCAGCTTCTCTTCGATCTAATGAACTcggaaaattaaaaactgagaTGATTGATGGACAAGAATTTGGTGTTCAAGTATCAAGAAATGGATCAACATTTTGTACGGGCCGAAGTAATGTGACTTATTGTTTTGATCGAG GCGATCCTAGAAATAATCAGCATTTTGGTCTCATATTATACGAAGAGACGTTTCTCaggtttcataatataatagcagaTTTGTTACACGAAGTAAATCCAGATTGGACAGATGAAATTTTGTACCAAGAAGCTCGAAGGATCGTTATAGCACTTGAAGAGATTATAGTTTATCGAGATTACTTGCAGATTTTACTTG GTAAGAAGTATTGTGAGAGCACTGGATTATTTCTTTCCAAAGATAAAAAGACTGTATACGATCCATCAATTATGCCTCAAATAGCTGTTGAATTTACAGCAGGTTGTTTTCGAGTTCCACACAACGTTATACCTTCGATATATTA TTTTTTAGATGAGAACAATAATGTCTCGGAACAATTTAAACTTAACGAGTACATGTCAATTCCTGATCCATTAATAAGTAAATCTAAGCTTGAAGAGTTACTAAGAGGTATGTCATACCAGCCAGGCCGTTGTCCATTAGCATCGTATAATTTACTG ATAACAAGTCGTATGTTTCATGATTGGATAAGTATTATTGCAGATCAAGACTTAGGTAGTATAGACATTCAAAGAGGCCGCGATGTTGGTGTATTTCCATATATCGTAGCCAGACAAATTTGCGGGTTTCCAAATATTTCATCATTTGATGATTTAGTTGGCGTATTAAATTCTGCT GACATTAAGCTATTGGTAGATAATTATGACAGTGTCGAAGATATAGATTTGATAGTAGGAGCTTTGCTTGAACCACTTGTTGATGGTGGAATGGTTGGTGAAACAGTAAGATGCATACTCGCTGATGGATTTTATCGTATTCGATATGGCGATCGTTTCTTTTGCGATGTACAAGATCAACCGGGAAGTTTTTCTACGG aacAATTTGATGTCTTATGGAGTCTCGatcttactaaattattttgtgcaacgacaaatattaatgaattaccAAGTGATATTTTCATGCCAAATGG gcTTTCAGAAATGTACAActgtaaatcattaaatttggaCTTTGGAGCATGGAAAGTTAATAAAACATGTTAA
- the LOC132929278 gene encoding peroxidase-like isoform X1 produces the protein MYLKAYIWRKMLSINKPTILIFLIVLLKIHAENYVNLIKNVVIDETFYDTCASSVTCDNTSKYRSIDGSCNNLEHPLWGAALTPYVRLGPAYYDDGNYSIRLQHKDGKELPGVRQLQLALFFPRTPESDTPDQRNYHVNQVGQYVTHDITLMSPNFTVSPADCCTVQDQDNIPFVCQAVIKIDEQDPSYSKINKTCLPFRRAMTAAFDFNCPITPQIPVSQQTAFVDASHLYGPTAAKAASLRSNELGKLKTEMIDGQEFGVQVSRNGSTFCTGRSNVTYCFDRGDPRNNQHFGLILYEETFLRFHNIIADLLHEVNPDWTDEILYQEARRIVIALEEIIVYRDYLQILLGKKYCESTGLFLSKDKKTVYDPSIMPQIAVEFTAGCFRVPHNVIPSIYYFLDENNNVSEQFKLNEYMSIPDPLISKSKLEELLRGMSYQPGRCPLASYNLLITSRMFHDWISIIADQDLGSIDIQRGRDVGVFPYIVARQICGFPNISSFDDLVGVLNSADIKLLVDNYDSVEDIDLIVGALLEPLVDGGMVGETVRCILADGFYRIRYGDRFFCDVQDQPGSFSTEQFDVLWSLDLTKLFCATTNINELPSDIFMPNGLSEMYNCKSLNLDFGAWKVNKTC, from the exons ATGTATTTAAAAGCC tatatTTGGAGAAAGATGCTATCCATAAATAAaccaactattttaatatttttgattgtattattaaaaattcat gctGAAAATtacgtaaatttaattaaaaacgtgGTAATAGACGAAACGTTTTATGATACCTGCGCATCTTCGGTTACTTGCGATAATACTTCTAAATATAGATCTATTGATGGTTCGTGCAATAACTTAGAACACCCATTATGGGGTGCAGCTCTTACCCCCTATGTTAGACTGGGTCCTGCTTATTACGATGATG GTAACTATTCTATTCGATTACAACATAAGGATGGCAAGGAACTGCCCGGAGTTCGTCAATTGCAGTTGGCGTTGTTTTTTCCAAGAACACCTGAATCTGATACTCCAGACCAAAGAAATTATCATGTTAATCAAGTCGGCCAGTACGTTACACATGACATTACTTTAATGTCACCCAATTTTACtg TTAGCCCTGCGGATTGTTGTACAGTTCAGGATCAGGACAATATTCCGTTCGTTTGCCAAGCAGTAATTAAAATTGACGAACAAGACCCGTCgtattctaaaatcaataagACATGTCTTCCATTTAGACGAGCAATGACGGCCGCTTTTGATTTCAACTGTCCAATAACTCCTCAAATACCT gtaaGCCAACAAACCGCGTTCGTAGACGCATCTCATTTGTACGGTCCGACCGCAGCCAAAGCAGCTTCTCTTCGATCTAATGAACTcggaaaattaaaaactgagaTGATTGATGGACAAGAATTTGGTGTTCAAGTATCAAGAAATGGATCAACATTTTGTACGGGCCGAAGTAATGTGACTTATTGTTTTGATCGAG GCGATCCTAGAAATAATCAGCATTTTGGTCTCATATTATACGAAGAGACGTTTCTCaggtttcataatataatagcagaTTTGTTACACGAAGTAAATCCAGATTGGACAGATGAAATTTTGTACCAAGAAGCTCGAAGGATCGTTATAGCACTTGAAGAGATTATAGTTTATCGAGATTACTTGCAGATTTTACTTG GTAAGAAGTATTGTGAGAGCACTGGATTATTTCTTTCCAAAGATAAAAAGACTGTATACGATCCATCAATTATGCCTCAAATAGCTGTTGAATTTACAGCAGGTTGTTTTCGAGTTCCACACAACGTTATACCTTCGATATATTA TTTTTTAGATGAGAACAATAATGTCTCGGAACAATTTAAACTTAACGAGTACATGTCAATTCCTGATCCATTAATAAGTAAATCTAAGCTTGAAGAGTTACTAAGAGGTATGTCATACCAGCCAGGCCGTTGTCCATTAGCATCGTATAATTTACTG ATAACAAGTCGTATGTTTCATGATTGGATAAGTATTATTGCAGATCAAGACTTAGGTAGTATAGACATTCAAAGAGGCCGCGATGTTGGTGTATTTCCATATATCGTAGCCAGACAAATTTGCGGGTTTCCAAATATTTCATCATTTGATGATTTAGTTGGCGTATTAAATTCTGCT GACATTAAGCTATTGGTAGATAATTATGACAGTGTCGAAGATATAGATTTGATAGTAGGAGCTTTGCTTGAACCACTTGTTGATGGTGGAATGGTTGGTGAAACAGTAAGATGCATACTCGCTGATGGATTTTATCGTATTCGATATGGCGATCGTTTCTTTTGCGATGTACAAGATCAACCGGGAAGTTTTTCTACGG aacAATTTGATGTCTTATGGAGTCTCGatcttactaaattattttgtgcaacgacaaatattaatgaattaccAAGTGATATTTTCATGCCAAATGG gcTTTCAGAAATGTACAActgtaaatcattaaatttggaCTTTGGAGCATGGAAAGTTAATAAAACATGTTAA